In Hermetia illucens chromosome 5, iHerIll2.2.curated.20191125, whole genome shotgun sequence, a single window of DNA contains:
- the LOC119657931 gene encoding polycomb protein Pcl produces the protein MSNLKSENSTYYMAEFVKKESLSNEPTHKSDYEKRCTGLPDKPGPFHKETDHSCFYNASAPKTILITNNYSQDDPSGLKSHQNIQKSSSITIVTHNSDGERSTSNIPTSASSSTVVLDRINICINNHFNDPRSANAIPSTSGLQNKKENIFPDERVEIKQETTDEPVSSTSNILDDDDDDNESMMSDSSEFISKYKPGEDVLVHRKDGRIYLGTIIAITRSQCLVRLDDCTEYWAEAEYIKKIDTTDTNDDPMCVVCKKVNENDIVEVCERCGRGYHQKCTEERFQKNGVWYCRRCTARNGVKVRQFQPPRIEPLSKILTDKSQLPYDIDSLTWDSHHRVNMEQIYCYCGGNGEWHKKMLQCCKCQQWFHEKCVRCLEYPLYRGDRFFVFVCSMCNDGVEFLRRLVMKWIDVVHLLLFNITTYNQQKYYHANKVIVPYAVDNWPFLHLDPSMRSLTAKEIKDKILSTLSTNSPRFKCGREIKKRQSVWGLRNRIPPIAPSVSIPADVEISEHYLRHRTKLNFISIESPIEIPKDIETKMSGIEYLGENSDNESSGGVSDTKFTSDDELPLKISIEREKQREQQQLAAATREILQKEQPMQQMCRETSPILIPEEDSLGNDHTSAITDSSDKSNDCAADDADVEMKDEETLDGTLSRTKRNRKRKSPFQQAASIATTAENAAKKHAEVIDICDSSDDTSSRGTLDLIIPPPKNFQGRNNPFRLTPKKNENNTSHTNSPLVVHKTITSGGGSSSSSASSNNNNNNSSGGKKPILNSKLFGNVDLNQVAGQFRIVRTVKRRLSAKDIMIGPNMEVKRRRLRRRSGNVEVISTTTIQTLPKSAAYLPIRSDNKEWPVAAIRSTLVTANGSSSSSTTPHATSPTNLGSISNVFNGRRLRQRREKNYAESSRRNSNTSLTAPNSNMANNRSIPGSPTKSGSQSTDVSLSDLKSSVNMYFGAVNRIASGENFAVRAKRYTPNGKIQYLIEWEGIS, from the exons ATGTCTAATTTAAAGTCGGAAAACTCCACCTACTATATGGCAGAATTCGTAAAGAAGGAATCATTATCAAACGAGCCTACACACAAAAGTGATTACGAGAAAAGATGTACCGGGCTTCCAGACAAACCCGGTCCATTTCATAAAGAAACGGATCATTCATGTTTCTACAATGCTTCGGCTCCAAAAACCATTTTGATAACAAATAATTATTCGCAAGATGACCCGAGCGGGCTGAAGAGTCATCAAAATATACAGAAAAGTTCGTCCATCACAATTGTAACACATAATTCTGATGGCGAACGTTCGACAAGCAACATACCAACATCGGCGAGTAGTTCGACTGTAGTCCTAGATAGAATAAATATTTGCATAAATAATCACTTCAACGATCCAAGATCTGCCAATGCAATTCCATCGACTTCAggtttacaaaacaaaaaagaaaacatctTCCCAGATGAGCGAGTAGAAATCAAACAGGAAACCACAGATGAGCCTGTCTCGAGCACAAGCAATATCTTAGATGACGACGACGATGACAATGAATCAATGATGTCAGATTCATCTGAATTCATATCTAAGTACAAGCCTGGTGAGGATGTTCTTGTTCATCGCAAAGATGGTCGAATTTATCTGGGGACAATAATTGCAATCACTCGAAGTCAGTGTTTGGTTCGATTGGACGACTGTACGGAGTATTGGGCAGAAGCTGAATATATAAAGAAAATAGACACAACCGATACGAACGATGATCCTATGTGTGTTGTATGCAAGAAGGTAAATGAGAATGATATTGTGGAAGTATGCGAACGATGTGGCAGAGGGTATCATCAGAAATGTACCGAAGAAAGATTTCAGAAGAATGGAGTTTGGTATTGCAGAAG ATGTACAGCGCGAAACGGTGTTAAGGTGAGGCAATTCCAACCACCACGGATAGAACCATTAAGCAAAATTCTAACCGACAAATCACAGCTGCCTTATGAC ATTGATTCGTTAACTTGGGACAGCCACCACCGTGTTAATATGGAACAAATATATTGCTACTGTGGTGGGAATGGAGAGTGgcataaaaaaatgttgcaatgTTGTAAATGTCAACAATGGTTTCATGAAAAATGTGTTCGCTGCTTAGAATATCCTCTTTATCGTGGTGATAG attttttgtatTCGTGTGTTCTATGTGTAATGACGGAGTGGAGTTTTTACGTCGATTAGTTATGAAATGGATCGATGTGGTTCACTTACTCCTATTCAATATTACAACCTACAATCAGCAAAAATACTATCAtgcaaataaagttattgtTCCTTATGCTGTTGATAACTGGCCATTCCTGCATTTGGATCCTAGT ATGCGCAGTTTGACTGCAAAAGAGATAAAGGACAAAATACTTAGCACATTATCAACCAATAGTCCAAGATTTAAATGCGGTCGCGAAATAAAAAAACGACAATCAGTATGGGGTCTAAGAAATCGCATCCCACCAATAGCACCATCTGTTTCTATTCCTGCTGATGTCGAAATTAGTGAACACTATCTCAGGCATCGAACCAAATTGAACTTCATTTCTATAGA GTCGCCGATTGAAATTCCCAAGGATATTGAGACCAAAATGAGTGGTATTGAATATTTGGGTGAAAATTCTGATAATGAATCCAGTGGTGGAGTTAGTGATACAAAGTTTACTTCGGATGATGAATTACCTCTGAAAATTTCTATCGAGAGGGAGAAACAACGTGAACAGCAACAATTAGCAGCTGCAACACgagaaattttgcaaaaagaacAACCAATGCAGCAAATGTGCCGCGAAacttctcctattcttattcccGAAGAGGATTCCTTAGGGAACGATCATACATCAGCCATCACAGACTCTTCAGATAAAAGCAACGACTGTGCTGCTGATGATGCAGATGTCGAGATGAAAGATGAGGAAACTCTTGATGGCACACTATCCAGGACTAAACGTAATCGCAAGCGAAAATCTCCATTCCAGCAAGCAGCTTCAATAGCAACCACTGCCGAGAATGCAGCGAAAAAACATGCTGAAGTTATTGATATTTGTGATTCATCTGATGACACATCAAGCCGTGGCACATTGGATCTTATTATTCCACCACCGAAAAACTTCCAGGGAAGGAATAATCCGTTTCGTTTAACCCCCAAAAAGAATGAAAACAATACCAGCCACACCAACAGTCCTCTGGTAGTTCATAAAACTATAACTAGTGGGGGTGGAAGTAGCAGCAGCAGCGCTAGtagcaacaataataataataattcaagtGGGGGCAAAAAGCCAATTTTGAATTCAAAATTGTTTGGCAACGTGGATTTAAATCAAGTTGCTGGACAATTcagaattgtacggactgtgaAACGAAGACTGAGTGCCAAAGACATAATGATAGGACCGAATATGGAAGTGAAGAGACGAAGGCTGAGACGACGTTCGGGTAATGTAGAG GTCATAAGTACTACAACCATACAAACACTACCCAAATCTGCAGCTTACCTACCAATAAGAAGCGACAACAAAGAATGGCCAGTTGCCGCCATCAGATCTACACTCGTAACagcgaacgggtcatcttcatcAAGTACAACACCTCATGCAACTTCTCCTACGAATCTCGGTTCCATATCAAACGTATTCAATGGTCGACGGCTTCGTCAGCGTCGCGAAAAGAACTATGCTGAGTCTTCTCGGCGAAATTCCAACACTAGTTTGACCGCACCAAATTCGAATATGGCAAATAACAGGAGCATACCGGGTTCACCCACCAAGAGTGGGAGCCAATCGACAGATGTATCTCTATCGGACCTAAAAAGTTCGGTAAATATGTATTTTGGCGCCGTCAATCGGATCGCAAGCGGCGAAAACTTTGCCGTGCGAGCGAAACGTTACACACCAAACGGTAAAATTCAGTATTTGATTGAATGGGAAGGAATTTCATAA